The Magnolia sinica isolate HGM2019 chromosome 9, MsV1, whole genome shotgun sequence genome contains a region encoding:
- the LOC131255928 gene encoding uridine kinase-like protein 4 isoform X5, which produces MGSKSVEDLLEASAGFHFSGFHLDNLALGNSEVEQPTTSAAESVHKQPFVIGVAGGAASGKTTVCDMIIEQLHDQRVVLVNQDSFYHNLSEEELMRVHEYNFDHPDAFDTEHLLCCMEKLKHGQAVDISFYDVKNYKNYIGRTRRVNPSDVIILEGILIFHDPRVRDLMNMKIFVDTDADVRLARRIRRDTVEKGREIGTVLDQYSKFVKPAFDDFILPTKKYADIIIPRGGDNHVAIDLIVQHIRTKLGQHDLCKIYPNLYVIQSTFQIRGMHTLIRDAQTTKHDFVFYSDRLIRLVVEHGLGHLPFTEKQVTTPTAVKVWRMHSEHVVKESRLGRFLFIGKVITVSSLFMKNCQKTSQIGMCCFWTLSLAQAIQLCKLFPCS; this is translated from the exons ATGGGTTCTAAATCAGTTGAAGATTTGCTAGAGGCTTCGGCAGGATTTCATTTTTCAGGATTTCACTTGGATAACTTGGCGCTAGGAAATTCAGAGGTCGAGCAACCAACGACCTCAGCAGCTGAAAGTGTGCATAAGCAACCTTTTGTAATTG GAGTTGCTGGTGGTGCAGCATCAGGGAAGACTACTGtctgtgacatgatcattgagCAGCTTCATGACCAGCGTGTTGTCCTTGTCAACCAA GATTCCTTCTATCACAATTTGTCCGAGGAGGAACTGATGCGAGTTCATGAATATAATTTTGACCATCCTG ATGCCTTTGACACTGAACACCTACTGTGTTGTATGGAGAAGTTGAAGCATGGGCAGGCAGTTGATATTTCATTCTATGACGTCAAGAATTATAAAAACTATATAGGGCGAACAAGAAGG GTCAATCCTTCAGATGTGATAATTTTGGAAGGGATACTAATTTTCCATGATCCTCGGGTTCGAGATTTGATGAACATGAAGATCTTTGTTGATACAG ATGCTGATGTGCGCTTGGCGAGGAGGATAAGGCGTGATACTGTTGAGAAGGGCAGAGAGATTGGAACAGTATTAGACCAG TACTCAAAGTTTGTGAAGCCTGCTTTTGATGACTTTATACTTCCCACAAAAAAGTATGCGGATATCATCATCCCTCGTGGAGGAGATAATCACGTAGCAATTGACTTGATTGTGCAACATATTCGTACAAAGCTTGGTCAACATGATCTTTGTAAAATATACCCAAATCTCTACGTCATTCAATCCACATTTCAG ATAAGAGGGATGCATACCCTAATACGTGATGCTCAAACAACAAAACATGACTTTGTATTTTATTCAGATCGATTGATTCGTTTG GTTGTTGAACATGGTCTAGGCCATCTTCCATTCACAGAAAAACAGGTTACCACTCCAACTG CGGTGAAAGTATGGAGAATGCACTCCGAGCATGTTGTAAAGGAATCAAGATTGGGAAGATTCTTATTCATAGGGAAGGTGATAACGGTCAGCAG CTTATTTATGAAAAACTGCCAAAAGACATCTCAGATAGGCATGTGCTGCTTCTGGACCCTATCCTTGGCACAG gcaaTTCAGCTGTGCAAGCTATTTCCTTGCTCATAA
- the LOC131255928 gene encoding uridine kinase-like protein 4 isoform X1, translating into MGSKSVEDLLEASAGFHFSGFHLDNLALGNSEVEQPTTSAAESVHKQPFVIGVAGGAASGKTTVCDMIIEQLHDQRVVLVNQDSFYHNLSEEELMRVHEYNFDHPDAFDTEHLLCCMEKLKHGQAVDISFYDVKNYKNYIGRTRRVNPSDVIILEGILIFHDPRVRDLMNMKIFVDTDADVRLARRIRRDTVEKGREIGTVLDQYSKFVKPAFDDFILPTKKYADIIIPRGGDNHVAIDLIVQHIRTKLGQHDLCKIYPNLYVIQSTFQIRGMHTLIRDAQTTKHDFVFYSDRLIRLVVEHGLGHLPFTEKQVTTPTGSVYTGVDFCKRLCGVSVIRSGESMENALRACCKGIKIGKILIHREGDNGQQVCVELLMPPLPCVSWCYFTDILNAVQLIYEKLPKDISDRHVLLLDPILGTGNSAVQAISLLIRKGVPESNIIFLNLISAPQGVHVVCKSFPRIKIVTSEIDTGLNEDFRVIPGMGEFGDRYFGTDDDEQQHVTTPA; encoded by the exons ATGGGTTCTAAATCAGTTGAAGATTTGCTAGAGGCTTCGGCAGGATTTCATTTTTCAGGATTTCACTTGGATAACTTGGCGCTAGGAAATTCAGAGGTCGAGCAACCAACGACCTCAGCAGCTGAAAGTGTGCATAAGCAACCTTTTGTAATTG GAGTTGCTGGTGGTGCAGCATCAGGGAAGACTACTGtctgtgacatgatcattgagCAGCTTCATGACCAGCGTGTTGTCCTTGTCAACCAA GATTCCTTCTATCACAATTTGTCCGAGGAGGAACTGATGCGAGTTCATGAATATAATTTTGACCATCCTG ATGCCTTTGACACTGAACACCTACTGTGTTGTATGGAGAAGTTGAAGCATGGGCAGGCAGTTGATATTTCATTCTATGACGTCAAGAATTATAAAAACTATATAGGGCGAACAAGAAGG GTCAATCCTTCAGATGTGATAATTTTGGAAGGGATACTAATTTTCCATGATCCTCGGGTTCGAGATTTGATGAACATGAAGATCTTTGTTGATACAG ATGCTGATGTGCGCTTGGCGAGGAGGATAAGGCGTGATACTGTTGAGAAGGGCAGAGAGATTGGAACAGTATTAGACCAG TACTCAAAGTTTGTGAAGCCTGCTTTTGATGACTTTATACTTCCCACAAAAAAGTATGCGGATATCATCATCCCTCGTGGAGGAGATAATCACGTAGCAATTGACTTGATTGTGCAACATATTCGTACAAAGCTTGGTCAACATGATCTTTGTAAAATATACCCAAATCTCTACGTCATTCAATCCACATTTCAG ATAAGAGGGATGCATACCCTAATACGTGATGCTCAAACAACAAAACATGACTTTGTATTTTATTCAGATCGATTGATTCGTTTG GTTGTTGAACATGGTCTAGGCCATCTTCCATTCACAGAAAAACAGGTTACCACTCCAACTG GATCAGTATATACTGGGGTGGATTTTTGTAAAAGGCTATGTGGTGTCTCAGTTATTAGAAG CGGTGAAAGTATGGAGAATGCACTCCGAGCATGTTGTAAAGGAATCAAGATTGGGAAGATTCTTATTCATAGGGAAGGTGATAACGGTCAGCAGGTTTGTGTGGAGCTCTTGATGCCCCCCCTCCCCTGTGTTTCCTGGTGCTACTTCACTGACATTTTGAATGCTGTGCAGCTTATTTATGAAAAACTGCCAAAAGACATCTCAGATAGGCATGTGCTGCTTCTGGACCCTATCCTTGGCACAG gcaaTTCAGCTGTGCAAGCTATTTCCTTGCTCATAAGGAAGGGTGTACCAGAGTCAAATATCATTTTTCTCAATCTCATTTCG GCACCTCAAGGAGTCCACGTCGTCTGCAAAAGCTTCCCAAGAATTAAGATTGTGACATCTGAGATCGATACTGGACTAAATGAAGATTTCCGTGTCATCCCCGGCATGGGTGAATTTGGAGACCGGTATTTTGGGACAGATGATGATGAGCAGCAGCATGTAACGACTCCAGCATAG
- the LOC131255928 gene encoding uridine kinase-like protein 4 isoform X3 — MGSKSVEDLLEASAGFHFSGFHLDNLALGNSEVEQPTTSAAESVHKQPFVIGVAGGAASGKTTVCDMIIEQLHDQRVVLVNQDSFYHNLSEEELMRVHEYNFDHPDVIILEGILIFHDPRVRDLMNMKIFVDTDADVRLARRIRRDTVEKGREIGTVLDQYSKFVKPAFDDFILPTKKYADIIIPRGGDNHVAIDLIVQHIRTKLGQHDLCKIYPNLYVIQSTFQIRGMHTLIRDAQTTKHDFVFYSDRLIRLVVEHGLGHLPFTEKQVTTPTGSVYTGVDFCKRLCGVSVIRSGESMENALRACCKGIKIGKILIHREGDNGQQLIYEKLPKDISDRHVLLLDPILGTGNSAVQAISLLIRKGVPESNIIFLNLISAPQGVHVVCKSFPRIKIVTSEIDTGLNEDFRVIPGMGEFGDRYFGTDDDEQQHVTTPA; from the exons ATGGGTTCTAAATCAGTTGAAGATTTGCTAGAGGCTTCGGCAGGATTTCATTTTTCAGGATTTCACTTGGATAACTTGGCGCTAGGAAATTCAGAGGTCGAGCAACCAACGACCTCAGCAGCTGAAAGTGTGCATAAGCAACCTTTTGTAATTG GAGTTGCTGGTGGTGCAGCATCAGGGAAGACTACTGtctgtgacatgatcattgagCAGCTTCATGACCAGCGTGTTGTCCTTGTCAACCAA GATTCCTTCTATCACAATTTGTCCGAGGAGGAACTGATGCGAGTTCATGAATATAATTTTGACCATCCTG ATGTGATAATTTTGGAAGGGATACTAATTTTCCATGATCCTCGGGTTCGAGATTTGATGAACATGAAGATCTTTGTTGATACAG ATGCTGATGTGCGCTTGGCGAGGAGGATAAGGCGTGATACTGTTGAGAAGGGCAGAGAGATTGGAACAGTATTAGACCAG TACTCAAAGTTTGTGAAGCCTGCTTTTGATGACTTTATACTTCCCACAAAAAAGTATGCGGATATCATCATCCCTCGTGGAGGAGATAATCACGTAGCAATTGACTTGATTGTGCAACATATTCGTACAAAGCTTGGTCAACATGATCTTTGTAAAATATACCCAAATCTCTACGTCATTCAATCCACATTTCAG ATAAGAGGGATGCATACCCTAATACGTGATGCTCAAACAACAAAACATGACTTTGTATTTTATTCAGATCGATTGATTCGTTTG GTTGTTGAACATGGTCTAGGCCATCTTCCATTCACAGAAAAACAGGTTACCACTCCAACTG GATCAGTATATACTGGGGTGGATTTTTGTAAAAGGCTATGTGGTGTCTCAGTTATTAGAAG CGGTGAAAGTATGGAGAATGCACTCCGAGCATGTTGTAAAGGAATCAAGATTGGGAAGATTCTTATTCATAGGGAAGGTGATAACGGTCAGCAG CTTATTTATGAAAAACTGCCAAAAGACATCTCAGATAGGCATGTGCTGCTTCTGGACCCTATCCTTGGCACAG gcaaTTCAGCTGTGCAAGCTATTTCCTTGCTCATAAGGAAGGGTGTACCAGAGTCAAATATCATTTTTCTCAATCTCATTTCG GCACCTCAAGGAGTCCACGTCGTCTGCAAAAGCTTCCCAAGAATTAAGATTGTGACATCTGAGATCGATACTGGACTAAATGAAGATTTCCGTGTCATCCCCGGCATGGGTGAATTTGGAGACCGGTATTTTGGGACAGATGATGATGAGCAGCAGCATGTAACGACTCCAGCATAG
- the LOC131255928 gene encoding uridine kinase-like protein 4 isoform X2 has protein sequence MGSKSVEDLLEASAGFHFSGFHLDNLALGNSEVEQPTTSAAESVHKQPFVIGVAGGAASGKTTVCDMIIEQLHDQRVVLVNQDSFYHNLSEEELMRVHEYNFDHPDAFDTEHLLCCMEKLKHGQAVDISFYDVKNYKNYIGRTRRVNPSDVIILEGILIFHDPRVRDLMNMKIFVDTDADVRLARRIRRDTVEKGREIGTVLDQYSKFVKPAFDDFILPTKKYADIIIPRGGDNHVAIDLIVQHIRTKLGQHDLCKIYPNLYVIQSTFQIRGMHTLIRDAQTTKHDFVFYSDRLIRLVVEHGLGHLPFTEKQVTTPTGSVYTGVDFCKRLCGVSVIRSGESMENALRACCKGIKIGKILIHREGDNGQQLIYEKLPKDISDRHVLLLDPILGTGNSAVQAISLLIRKGVPESNIIFLNLISAPQGVHVVCKSFPRIKIVTSEIDTGLNEDFRVIPGMGEFGDRYFGTDDDEQQHVTTPA, from the exons ATGGGTTCTAAATCAGTTGAAGATTTGCTAGAGGCTTCGGCAGGATTTCATTTTTCAGGATTTCACTTGGATAACTTGGCGCTAGGAAATTCAGAGGTCGAGCAACCAACGACCTCAGCAGCTGAAAGTGTGCATAAGCAACCTTTTGTAATTG GAGTTGCTGGTGGTGCAGCATCAGGGAAGACTACTGtctgtgacatgatcattgagCAGCTTCATGACCAGCGTGTTGTCCTTGTCAACCAA GATTCCTTCTATCACAATTTGTCCGAGGAGGAACTGATGCGAGTTCATGAATATAATTTTGACCATCCTG ATGCCTTTGACACTGAACACCTACTGTGTTGTATGGAGAAGTTGAAGCATGGGCAGGCAGTTGATATTTCATTCTATGACGTCAAGAATTATAAAAACTATATAGGGCGAACAAGAAGG GTCAATCCTTCAGATGTGATAATTTTGGAAGGGATACTAATTTTCCATGATCCTCGGGTTCGAGATTTGATGAACATGAAGATCTTTGTTGATACAG ATGCTGATGTGCGCTTGGCGAGGAGGATAAGGCGTGATACTGTTGAGAAGGGCAGAGAGATTGGAACAGTATTAGACCAG TACTCAAAGTTTGTGAAGCCTGCTTTTGATGACTTTATACTTCCCACAAAAAAGTATGCGGATATCATCATCCCTCGTGGAGGAGATAATCACGTAGCAATTGACTTGATTGTGCAACATATTCGTACAAAGCTTGGTCAACATGATCTTTGTAAAATATACCCAAATCTCTACGTCATTCAATCCACATTTCAG ATAAGAGGGATGCATACCCTAATACGTGATGCTCAAACAACAAAACATGACTTTGTATTTTATTCAGATCGATTGATTCGTTTG GTTGTTGAACATGGTCTAGGCCATCTTCCATTCACAGAAAAACAGGTTACCACTCCAACTG GATCAGTATATACTGGGGTGGATTTTTGTAAAAGGCTATGTGGTGTCTCAGTTATTAGAAG CGGTGAAAGTATGGAGAATGCACTCCGAGCATGTTGTAAAGGAATCAAGATTGGGAAGATTCTTATTCATAGGGAAGGTGATAACGGTCAGCAG CTTATTTATGAAAAACTGCCAAAAGACATCTCAGATAGGCATGTGCTGCTTCTGGACCCTATCCTTGGCACAG gcaaTTCAGCTGTGCAAGCTATTTCCTTGCTCATAAGGAAGGGTGTACCAGAGTCAAATATCATTTTTCTCAATCTCATTTCG GCACCTCAAGGAGTCCACGTCGTCTGCAAAAGCTTCCCAAGAATTAAGATTGTGACATCTGAGATCGATACTGGACTAAATGAAGATTTCCGTGTCATCCCCGGCATGGGTGAATTTGGAGACCGGTATTTTGGGACAGATGATGATGAGCAGCAGCATGTAACGACTCCAGCATAG
- the LOC131255928 gene encoding uridine kinase-like protein 3 isoform X4: MGSKSVEDLLEASAGFHFSGFHLDNLALGNSEVEQPTTSAAESVHKQPFVIGVAGGAASGKTTVCDMIIEQLHDQRVVLVNQDSFYHNLSEEELMRVHEYNFDHPDADVRLARRIRRDTVEKGREIGTVLDQYSKFVKPAFDDFILPTKKYADIIIPRGGDNHVAIDLIVQHIRTKLGQHDLCKIYPNLYVIQSTFQIRGMHTLIRDAQTTKHDFVFYSDRLIRLVVEHGLGHLPFTEKQVTTPTGSVYTGVDFCKRLCGVSVIRSGESMENALRACCKGIKIGKILIHREGDNGQQLIYEKLPKDISDRHVLLLDPILGTGNSAVQAISLLIRKGVPESNIIFLNLISAPQGVHVVCKSFPRIKIVTSEIDTGLNEDFRVIPGMGEFGDRYFGTDDDEQQHVTTPA; encoded by the exons ATGGGTTCTAAATCAGTTGAAGATTTGCTAGAGGCTTCGGCAGGATTTCATTTTTCAGGATTTCACTTGGATAACTTGGCGCTAGGAAATTCAGAGGTCGAGCAACCAACGACCTCAGCAGCTGAAAGTGTGCATAAGCAACCTTTTGTAATTG GAGTTGCTGGTGGTGCAGCATCAGGGAAGACTACTGtctgtgacatgatcattgagCAGCTTCATGACCAGCGTGTTGTCCTTGTCAACCAA GATTCCTTCTATCACAATTTGTCCGAGGAGGAACTGATGCGAGTTCATGAATATAATTTTGACCATCCTG ATGCTGATGTGCGCTTGGCGAGGAGGATAAGGCGTGATACTGTTGAGAAGGGCAGAGAGATTGGAACAGTATTAGACCAG TACTCAAAGTTTGTGAAGCCTGCTTTTGATGACTTTATACTTCCCACAAAAAAGTATGCGGATATCATCATCCCTCGTGGAGGAGATAATCACGTAGCAATTGACTTGATTGTGCAACATATTCGTACAAAGCTTGGTCAACATGATCTTTGTAAAATATACCCAAATCTCTACGTCATTCAATCCACATTTCAG ATAAGAGGGATGCATACCCTAATACGTGATGCTCAAACAACAAAACATGACTTTGTATTTTATTCAGATCGATTGATTCGTTTG GTTGTTGAACATGGTCTAGGCCATCTTCCATTCACAGAAAAACAGGTTACCACTCCAACTG GATCAGTATATACTGGGGTGGATTTTTGTAAAAGGCTATGTGGTGTCTCAGTTATTAGAAG CGGTGAAAGTATGGAGAATGCACTCCGAGCATGTTGTAAAGGAATCAAGATTGGGAAGATTCTTATTCATAGGGAAGGTGATAACGGTCAGCAG CTTATTTATGAAAAACTGCCAAAAGACATCTCAGATAGGCATGTGCTGCTTCTGGACCCTATCCTTGGCACAG gcaaTTCAGCTGTGCAAGCTATTTCCTTGCTCATAAGGAAGGGTGTACCAGAGTCAAATATCATTTTTCTCAATCTCATTTCG GCACCTCAAGGAGTCCACGTCGTCTGCAAAAGCTTCCCAAGAATTAAGATTGTGACATCTGAGATCGATACTGGACTAAATGAAGATTTCCGTGTCATCCCCGGCATGGGTGAATTTGGAGACCGGTATTTTGGGACAGATGATGATGAGCAGCAGCATGTAACGACTCCAGCATAG